Proteins found in one Geothermobacter hydrogeniphilus genomic segment:
- the fdxB gene encoding ferredoxin III, nif-specific has translation MAFLTATTKGGASWTPAFIEEIDHEKCIGCGRCFKACARKVLGPEDLVDEESDSIRMVMSVVNGDNCSGCAACASTCPKGCFTLKPLEA, from the coding sequence ATGGCATTTCTGACCGCAACGACCAAGGGGGGAGCCTCCTGGACCCCGGCTTTCATCGAAGAGATCGACCACGAGAAGTGCATCGGCTGCGGCCGCTGCTTCAAGGCCTGCGCGCGCAAGGTACTCGGACCGGAAGACCTGGTCGACGAAGAGAGTGATTCGATCCGCATGGTGATGAGCGTGGTCAACGGGGACAACTGCAGCGGCTGCGCCGCCTGCGCCTCGACCTGCCCCAAGGGCTGCTTCACCCTCAAACCGCTGGAAGCATAA
- a CDS encoding ATP-binding protein codes for MHSAEEQQNKLLQAQIDIGRKLASSTEQDELLTQILRLSRNIFGFENAIIRLLEKETGELVTAASFGYPEDAEKVRIVPGEGIMGQVALTGKPLLVADVETEPGYIGGIRGARSELAVPLIANGQVIGVYNVESCRPHAFARSDIAPLLSLAGLAAIAIENSHLYRELHAASSRNRELDQLNRQILQSASLGIYSLDMKLRITSWNPRMEEFSGVKAAEALGCKLLILFPHLRKEGFEEALRQVLDGGQPGRLKLAHRNLRGELRFQKRRLAPLRDGRMITGILVMVEDITDFQRLLDQTIQTEKLAEVGRLSAGIAHEVNNPLAVISYATQLLQREQGQNSEQLELLKRIGDEVERLKTLTGGLLSFSRSGETVLRPLDLHQVLQDVLLLVCYELGRKTIELRENHDDMPLVMGDSNKLKQVFINLVMNATQAMGRGGRLTITTGTTTDGDARVVIADNGPGIPDELKAKIFEPFFTTKQEGEGTGLGLYLCSNILAEHNAGLALDTAAEGGAEFSIIFPGMSGGRSYHKHSAGICK; via the coding sequence ATGCATTCAGCAGAGGAGCAACAAAATAAACTGCTTCAGGCGCAGATCGATATTGGCCGCAAGCTGGCGTCGAGCACCGAACAGGATGAACTGCTGACGCAGATCCTGCGTCTGTCGAGAAATATTTTCGGATTTGAAAACGCGATCATCAGGCTGCTTGAAAAAGAGACTGGCGAACTCGTAACCGCAGCATCTTTCGGTTATCCGGAAGATGCAGAAAAGGTGCGTATTGTCCCTGGAGAAGGGATTATGGGACAGGTCGCGCTGACTGGAAAACCGCTCCTGGTGGCCGATGTCGAAACCGAACCCGGGTACATCGGCGGCATCCGCGGCGCCCGCAGCGAACTGGCCGTGCCGCTGATCGCCAATGGACAGGTGATCGGTGTTTACAACGTCGAAAGCTGCCGGCCTCACGCCTTTGCCCGGTCTGATATCGCCCCGCTCCTTTCTCTTGCCGGGCTCGCCGCCATCGCCATCGAAAATTCGCACCTTTATCGAGAGCTTCACGCCGCGAGCAGCAGGAATCGCGAACTCGACCAGCTCAACCGACAGATCCTGCAGAGCGCCAGCCTGGGAATCTACAGCCTCGACATGAAGCTGCGGATCACCTCCTGGAACCCGCGCATGGAAGAATTCAGCGGGGTCAAAGCCGCGGAAGCGCTCGGCTGCAAACTGCTCATACTCTTCCCCCATCTGAGAAAAGAAGGTTTCGAGGAGGCGTTGCGGCAGGTGCTTGACGGTGGTCAACCCGGAAGGTTGAAGCTGGCTCACCGCAACCTGCGGGGTGAGCTGCGATTTCAGAAGCGTCGGCTTGCTCCGTTGCGGGATGGACGGATGATAACCGGCATCCTGGTGATGGTCGAAGACATCACTGATTTTCAGCGCCTGCTCGATCAGACCATCCAGACTGAGAAGCTGGCCGAAGTCGGCCGCCTGTCGGCGGGCATCGCTCACGAGGTCAACAATCCCCTGGCCGTCATCAGCTACGCGACCCAGCTGCTGCAGAGGGAGCAGGGCCAGAATAGTGAGCAACTGGAGCTGCTGAAAAGAATCGGCGACGAGGTCGAGCGCCTCAAGACCCTGACCGGGGGGCTGCTCTCCTTCTCCCGCAGCGGTGAGACCGTGCTTCGGCCCCTCGATCTGCACCAGGTCCTGCAGGACGTTCTGCTGCTGGTGTGCTACGAACTCGGCCGCAAGACGATCGAACTGCGCGAAAATCATGACGACATGCCGCTCGTGATGGGTGATTCAAACAAACTCAAGCAGGTCTTCATCAACCTCGTCATGAACGCCACCCAGGCCATGGGGCGGGGGGGACGCCTGACAATAACCACCGGAACGACAACGGACGGAGATGCCAGGGTTGTCATCGCCGACAATGGACCGGGGATTCCCGATGAACTCAAGGCGAAGATCTTTGAGCCCTTCTTCACGACCAAGCAGGAGGGGGAGGGAACCGGCCTCGGCCTCTACCTGTGCAGCAACATCCTCGCCGAGCATAACGCCGGGCTGGCGCTCGATACAGCCGCCGAAGGAGGGGCTGAATTTTCTATTATTTTCCCCGGAATGAGCGGCGGCAGGAGTTATCACAAACACTCGGCAGGGATCTGTAAATGA
- the nifK gene encoding nitrogenase molybdenum-iron protein subunit beta produces the protein MNAEAAVAKPMTTHSPEEIERVAEWINTEEYKEKNFAREALVVNPAHMCQPLGAQMVAHGFEKTMPFIHGSQGCVSYFRSTFTRHFREPASAAADAMTEDGAVFGGQANFFEGVENTIALYKPKMLAIYTTCMPEVIGDDLNAYVKNARARDLIPEGLPTPYANTPSFNGSHIHGYDAMLKNILQYLTEGKKVAGKCTGKLNLIPGFDGNTANLREYKRYCELMEIPCTMLADISETFDSVCDGTYRPYPGGTKLEDTAESINGKATISLQKYSTSTTMKFISAEFAGESLTMPMPFGIKATDAFLLKLSELFDKPVPEALKAERGRAVDAITDGHQYIHGKKFAVVGDPDYLLGIVTFLLETGAIPKHIVCSRATKKFQQEIQALLDSSPFGEGCGIYINKDLWHLRSLLMTDPCDAIIGDTHAKWAARDAKIPLFRVGMPILDRINLHRTPIIGYNGAINLLTQIANKFLDIKDETCEDPWFEMMR, from the coding sequence ATGAATGCAGAAGCAGCAGTTGCAAAACCGATGACCACCCACAGCCCCGAGGAGATCGAGCGGGTCGCGGAGTGGATCAATACCGAAGAATACAAGGAGAAGAATTTCGCCCGTGAAGCGCTGGTGGTCAACCCGGCGCACATGTGCCAGCCGCTCGGCGCGCAGATGGTCGCCCATGGCTTTGAGAAGACCATGCCTTTTATTCATGGTTCCCAGGGCTGCGTCTCCTACTTCCGTTCCACCTTCACCCGCCACTTCCGCGAGCCGGCGTCGGCCGCGGCCGACGCCATGACCGAGGACGGCGCGGTGTTCGGCGGCCAGGCCAACTTCTTCGAGGGGGTCGAGAACACCATTGCCCTTTACAAGCCGAAAATGCTGGCGATCTACACCACCTGCATGCCCGAAGTCATCGGCGATGACCTTAACGCCTACGTCAAGAACGCCCGCGCCAGGGATTTGATCCCCGAGGGATTGCCGACCCCGTACGCCAACACACCCAGTTTCAACGGCAGTCATATCCATGGCTACGATGCCATGCTCAAAAACATCCTGCAGTACCTGACCGAGGGCAAAAAAGTCGCGGGCAAATGCACCGGAAAGCTGAACCTCATCCCCGGCTTCGACGGCAACACCGCCAACCTGCGCGAGTACAAACGCTACTGCGAGCTGATGGAGATTCCCTGCACCATGCTGGCCGACATCAGCGAGACCTTCGACTCGGTCTGTGACGGCACCTATCGTCCCTACCCAGGGGGGACGAAACTGGAAGACACCGCCGAATCGATCAACGGCAAGGCAACGATCTCGCTGCAGAAGTATTCGACCAGCACGACGATGAAGTTCATCAGCGCCGAGTTCGCGGGCGAGAGTCTGACGATGCCGATGCCCTTCGGCATCAAGGCGACCGACGCCTTCCTGCTGAAACTTTCCGAACTGTTCGACAAGCCGGTTCCGGAGGCACTCAAGGCCGAGCGCGGCCGCGCCGTCGATGCCATCACCGATGGGCACCAGTACATCCACGGCAAGAAGTTCGCCGTCGTCGGAGATCCCGATTACCTGCTCGGCATCGTCACCTTCCTGCTCGAAACGGGTGCGATTCCGAAACACATTGTCTGCTCGCGAGCGACCAAGAAATTTCAGCAGGAGATACAGGCGCTGCTTGACTCTTCCCCCTTCGGCGAGGGCTGCGGCATCTACATCAACAAGGACCTCTGGCACCTGCGCAGCCTGCTGATGACCGATCCCTGCGACGCGATCATCGGCGACACTCACGCCAAGTGGGCGGCACGGGACGCCAAGATTCCGCTGTTCCGCGTCGGCATGCCGATCCTCGATCGCATCAACCTGCACCGCACCCCGATCATCGGCTACAACGGCGCGATCAACCTGCTGACGCAAATTGCCAACAAGTTCCTCGATATCAAGGATGAGACATGTGAGGACCCGTGGTTCGAAATGATGCGCTGA
- a CDS encoding NAD(+)--dinitrogen-reductase ADP-D-ribosyltransferase, whose amino-acid sequence MNDHLINRCNLPPRTIASCHFNTYPQALKIQGVYAANRLLFELLRKQQTAEERGIQFHDYMDVKFQLHQWQREDSKNSRKSLKNSYLRFLRGWLFDSNSIEGAVLKGWVESRFGLVPTFHHRPIRNFEDVAYQRFTFDRMKGAERTSAIFSQLDLLYEFVQQELPHHYPGRTHLRLYRGINDLEEHLILEQYDRKHCLLRLNNLNSFTDDFEHAWEFGSRVLQTEVPLVKIVFAGGLLPRSLFRGEGELLVIGGEYEVEVLTGG is encoded by the coding sequence ATGAACGATCACCTGATCAATCGCTGCAACCTGCCTCCCCGGACGATCGCCTCGTGTCACTTCAACACCTACCCGCAGGCGCTCAAGATTCAGGGCGTGTACGCAGCCAACCGGCTGCTCTTTGAGCTTCTACGCAAACAGCAAACGGCCGAGGAGCGCGGAATTCAGTTCCACGACTACATGGATGTCAAGTTCCAACTCCACCAGTGGCAACGGGAGGACTCGAAAAACAGCCGCAAGAGTCTCAAGAACAGCTATCTGCGCTTTCTGCGCGGTTGGCTGTTTGACAGCAACTCCATCGAGGGCGCGGTACTCAAGGGCTGGGTCGAATCGCGCTTCGGGCTGGTTCCGACTTTCCACCACCGGCCGATCCGCAACTTCGAGGACGTGGCCTACCAGCGCTTCACCTTTGACCGCATGAAGGGCGCGGAACGAACCAGCGCCATCTTCTCCCAGCTGGATCTGCTCTATGAATTCGTTCAGCAGGAACTGCCGCATCACTACCCGGGGCGAACCCACCTGCGCCTTTACCGGGGCATAAACGACCTCGAAGAGCACCTGATTCTTGAACAGTACGACCGAAAACACTGCCTGCTGCGCCTCAACAACCTCAACTCCTTCACCGATGATTTCGAACACGCCTGGGAGTTCGGATCCAGGGTGCTGCAGACCGAAGTCCCCCTGGTGAAGATCGTCTTCGCCGGCGGGTTGCTGCCGCGCTCACTGTTCAGGGGAGAGGGCGAACTGCTGGTGATCGGCGGGGAGTACGAGGTTGAGGTCCTGACAGGTGGCTGA
- a CDS encoding NifB/NifX family molybdenum-iron cluster-binding protein, producing the protein MLIAVASKSGTVVDQHFGHAERFLIYDYGGGNPAPVKEVQVDKYCSHDPNHPFRHPQFNTIVSALQGCEAVVTAMIGELPKQELQKLGLTPIVTSEPISVALKGAHDAVSGSLLKTDE; encoded by the coding sequence ATGCTCATCGCAGTTGCATCGAAAAGCGGTACCGTGGTCGACCAGCACTTCGGCCATGCAGAACGTTTCCTGATCTACGATTACGGTGGCGGCAACCCCGCGCCGGTAAAAGAGGTTCAAGTTGATAAATACTGCTCCCATGATCCGAATCACCCGTTTCGCCATCCGCAGTTCAACACCATCGTCAGCGCGTTGCAAGGCTGCGAGGCAGTGGTGACAGCGATGATCGGCGAGTTGCCGAAACAGGAGCTGCAGAAGCTCGGGCTCACGCCGATTGTCACATCGGAACCCATTTCAGTCGCCTTGAAGGGGGCGCATGATGCGGTCTCTGGGTCGTTGTTGAAGACAGATGAATGA
- a CDS encoding radical SAM protein yields the protein MASGCPMMQAKTEHPCFGGDHGKAGRIHLPVAPGCNIKCGFCERRFDCANESRPGVTSRILTPEQAVARVRLIRRHMAMQGGVHLKVVGIAGPGDPLANQKTFETFRLVREAFPEMTLCLSTNGLLLEEKMPQIVEADIHSLTITINALTPATGARIYEWIRHGGRHYGGETGAAILLERQLCGLEAAAGAGLRIKINHVYIPGINDHETLDLAVEVRNLGAQVMNIMPVIPVGLFRDVEPPSDATMEMVRNQAELILSQARHCKQCRADAAGLVGQDIDVERLEKKRLAY from the coding sequence ATGGCTAGCGGTTGCCCGATGATGCAAGCAAAAACCGAACACCCCTGTTTTGGCGGCGACCACGGCAAGGCGGGACGCATTCACCTGCCGGTCGCACCGGGCTGTAACATCAAGTGCGGTTTCTGTGAACGCAGGTTCGACTGCGCCAACGAGAGCCGCCCCGGCGTCACCAGCAGGATCCTCACTCCCGAGCAGGCCGTCGCGCGGGTGCGCCTGATCAGGCGTCACATGGCCATGCAGGGTGGCGTCCATCTCAAGGTGGTCGGCATCGCTGGCCCAGGCGATCCGCTGGCCAACCAGAAGACCTTTGAGACGTTCAGACTGGTGCGCGAGGCCTTCCCCGAGATGACCTTGTGCCTATCAACCAATGGGCTGCTCCTTGAAGAGAAGATGCCGCAGATTGTCGAGGCCGACATCCACAGCCTGACCATCACCATCAATGCCCTGACTCCGGCCACCGGCGCCAGGATCTACGAGTGGATCCGCCACGGCGGCCGGCACTATGGCGGCGAGACCGGCGCGGCGATCCTGCTCGAACGGCAGCTCTGCGGACTGGAGGCGGCAGCCGGAGCGGGACTGAGGATCAAGATCAACCACGTCTACATCCCCGGCATCAATGACCACGAGACCCTTGACCTGGCGGTGGAAGTGCGCAACCTCGGCGCGCAAGTGATGAATATCATGCCGGTGATCCCGGTTGGGCTGTTCAGGGATGTCGAGCCCCCCTCCGATGCGACCATGGAGATGGTACGCAACCAGGCCGAGCTGATCCTCTCGCAGGCGCGCCACTGCAAGCAGTGCCGGGCTGATGCTGCCGGTCTGGTCGGACAGGATATCGACGTGGAGAGGCTGGAAAAAAAACGGCTGGCCTACTGA
- a CDS encoding dodecin gives MTYGTGRTYKKVEIIGTSSAGLEAAVQQAVDRAQQSLDKLSWFEVLDIRGHIGNDGKIDEYQAVIKVAFELK, from the coding sequence ATGACTTACGGAACGGGACGGACCTACAAAAAGGTCGAAATAATCGGCACCTCCAGCGCCGGACTCGAAGCCGCTGTTCAGCAGGCGGTTGATCGCGCCCAGCAATCGTTGGACAAGCTCTCCTGGTTTGAGGTTCTCGACATCCGCGGCCACATCGGCAACGATGGCAAGATTGACGAATATCAGGCTGTCATCAAGGTCGCTTTCGAACTGAAATAG
- a CDS encoding GxxExxY protein: MKGNEIGKIVINAACKVHTAPGPGLFESVYESVLAYELKGRVSEQS; the protein is encoded by the coding sequence ATGAAAGGGAATGAAATCGGCAAAATTGTCATCAATGCAGCCTGCAAAGTACACACGGCGCCAGGTCCCGGGTTGTTTGAGTCGGTCTATGAATCTGTTCTGGCTTATGAATTGAAAGGAAGAGTATCAGAACAGTCCTGA
- the draG gene encoding ADP-ribosyl-[dinitrogen reductase] hydrolase, translating to MAERLIERARACFLGLALGDALGATTEFMTPVEIRMKFKVHHKIRGGGWLGLKPGQVTDDTEMSLALARALLERGDWNLQAVAEQFLAWMRAKPVDIGATVRRGINRYRRSGELQTPYNDWDAGNGAVMRMAPVAIITLGDDEALVRCALEQARLTHNHPLSDAGCLYVGRMVQASLLGADRFRLHQLTRGLVAKHPIFRFNNYHGHASGYVVETLQTVFHYLFTTGSFEECLIGVVNQGGDTDTTGAIAGMIAGAFYGLGALPAAWLRRLDRKVREEVEDAAERLVRLSPAGKRLGIKPESHTTATSSTR from the coding sequence GTGGCTGAGAGACTGATCGAACGCGCCCGCGCCTGCTTTCTCGGGCTTGCCCTCGGCGACGCCCTGGGGGCAACGACCGAGTTCATGACCCCGGTCGAAATCCGGATGAAGTTCAAGGTCCACCACAAGATCCGCGGCGGGGGCTGGCTTGGCCTGAAACCGGGGCAGGTGACTGACGACACCGAGATGTCGCTGGCACTGGCGCGCGCCCTGCTCGAACGGGGGGACTGGAACCTGCAGGCCGTCGCCGAGCAATTTCTCGCCTGGATGCGCGCCAAGCCGGTGGATATCGGCGCAACCGTGCGCAGGGGAATCAACCGCTATCGACGCAGCGGAGAACTGCAGACTCCCTACAATGACTGGGACGCCGGAAACGGCGCGGTGATGCGCATGGCCCCGGTCGCGATCATCACCCTGGGAGATGACGAGGCACTGGTCCGCTGCGCCCTGGAGCAGGCCCGGTTGACCCATAACCATCCCCTCTCGGATGCCGGCTGTCTGTACGTCGGACGCATGGTGCAGGCCTCACTCCTCGGGGCTGACCGCTTCCGTCTCCACCAGCTGACCCGGGGGCTGGTTGCGAAACATCCCATTTTCCGCTTCAACAATTACCATGGCCACGCCTCCGGCTATGTGGTCGAAACCCTGCAGACCGTTTTTCATTACCTCTTTACCACCGGCAGTTTCGAGGAGTGCCTCATCGGCGTGGTCAACCAGGGGGGCGACACCGACACCACCGGGGCCATCGCGGGGATGATTGCCGGGGCCTTTTACGGTCTCGGGGCCCTGCCGGCAGCCTGGTTGAGGCGGCTGGACCGGAAGGTGCGGGAGGAGGTCGAGGACGCTGCGGAGCGCCTGGTACGACTTTCGCCGGCCGGAAAAAGGCTTGGCATCAAACCTGAAAGTCATACGACCGCGACGAGCTCTACGAGATGA
- a CDS encoding ANTAR domain-containing response regulator: MKIALIADDEPLIRRQVAETIECFGFDRIIEAADGSQAVSLACSETPLLIIMDVSMPGMDGVTAAEKISNSVAAPIILLTGTSDSDTIARARDAGVLGYQLKPFQPAQLQATVELAIHQFVELNNLRDENARLKDTLATRKLVDQAKGILIANGLSEPEAHRKMQKLAMDKRKSLKQVAEAILLTAD; this comes from the coding sequence ATGAAAATTGCACTGATTGCCGATGACGAACCCTTGATAAGACGTCAAGTCGCTGAAACCATAGAATGTTTTGGCTTTGACAGGATCATTGAAGCCGCAGACGGAAGCCAGGCGGTCAGCCTGGCATGCAGTGAGACCCCCCTCTTAATCATCATGGATGTTTCGATGCCGGGCATGGATGGAGTCACGGCTGCCGAAAAAATAAGCAACAGCGTCGCGGCACCGATCATTCTGCTCACCGGGACCAGCGATTCCGACACCATTGCCCGAGCGCGCGACGCCGGCGTACTCGGCTATCAGCTCAAGCCCTTTCAACCCGCCCAGTTGCAGGCCACCGTTGAACTGGCGATCCATCAGTTTGTCGAACTGAACAACCTGCGCGACGAAAACGCCCGTCTCAAGGACACTCTGGCAACGCGCAAACTGGTTGATCAGGCCAAGGGGATCCTGATCGCAAACGGCCTCAGTGAACCCGAGGCTCACCGCAAGATGCAGAAGCTGGCAATGGACAAGCGCAAATCACTGAAACAGGTTGCCGAAGCGATTCTGCTTACTGCCGACTGA
- the nifH gene encoding nitrogenase iron protein: MRQIAIYGKGGIGKSTTTQNTVAGLAALGRKVMIIGCDPKADSTRLILHAKAQNTVMDKVRELGTVEDLELNDVLKKGYGDVMCVESGGPEPGVGCAGRGVITAINFLEEEGAYTPDLDYVFYDVLGDVVCGGFAMPIRENKAQEIYIVVSGEMMAMYAANNICKGIVKYAANGSVRLAGLICNSRNTDREADLIEALAKRLGTQMIHFVPRDNQVQRAELRRMTVIEYSPEHTQADEYRQLAQKIADNKMFVIPTPLEMDELEDLLMEFGIMEAEDESIIGKAENA; encoded by the coding sequence ATGCGTCAGATCGCGATCTACGGCAAAGGCGGCATCGGTAAATCAACCACCACCCAGAACACCGTGGCGGGCCTGGCGGCGCTGGGCAGGAAGGTCATGATCATCGGCTGCGACCCCAAGGCTGACTCGACCCGCCTGATCCTGCATGCCAAGGCACAGAATACGGTCATGGACAAGGTTCGTGAGCTCGGCACCGTTGAAGACCTGGAGTTGAATGATGTGCTTAAGAAGGGCTACGGCGATGTTATGTGTGTTGAATCTGGCGGCCCGGAACCGGGCGTTGGTTGCGCGGGGCGCGGCGTTATTACCGCCATCAACTTTTTAGAGGAAGAAGGCGCTTACACCCCTGACCTCGACTATGTCTTTTACGACGTTCTCGGCGACGTAGTCTGTGGCGGGTTCGCCATGCCTATTCGCGAGAACAAGGCACAGGAAATTTACATCGTCGTCTCCGGCGAGATGATGGCCATGTACGCCGCCAACAATATTTGCAAAGGGATCGTCAAGTATGCCGCCAACGGCAGCGTACGCCTGGCCGGTCTGATCTGCAACAGCCGTAACACCGACCGTGAAGCCGATCTTATCGAGGCCCTGGCCAAGCGACTCGGCACCCAGATGATCCACTTCGTGCCGCGCGACAACCAGGTGCAGCGTGCCGAACTGCGCCGTATGACCGTCATCGAATACTCCCCCGAGCACACGCAGGCCGATGAGTACCGCCAGCTGGCACAGAAGATCGCCGACAACAAAATGTTCGTCATCCCCACCCCGCTGGAAATGGACGAACTCGAAGATCTGCTGATGGAGTTCGGCATCATGGAAGCCGAGGACGAGTCGATTATCGGCAAGGCGGAAAACGCTTAG
- the nifX gene encoding nitrogen fixation protein NifX has product MKVAFASTDKVHINEHFGKAKEFYLWEIGPDAAEFTGILQVDEGDGDADDRIEARSAALADCALVYVGQIGGPAAARLVAKKIHPLKSKTAEPITEVVTRLQEVLRGSPPPWLRKAMMKNAGAAKG; this is encoded by the coding sequence ATGAAAGTCGCATTCGCCAGTACCGACAAAGTCCATATCAACGAACACTTCGGCAAGGCAAAGGAATTCTATCTCTGGGAGATCGGGCCCGACGCCGCCGAGTTTACCGGCATCCTGCAGGTCGACGAGGGGGACGGGGATGCAGATGACCGCATCGAAGCACGCAGCGCGGCTCTGGCCGATTGCGCCCTGGTCTACGTCGGCCAGATCGGCGGCCCGGCAGCGGCGCGGCTGGTGGCAAAGAAGATTCATCCCCTGAAGAGCAAGACCGCCGAGCCGATTACGGAAGTGGTGACCAGGCTGCAGGAAGTGCTACGGGGGAGTCCGCCGCCATGGCTGCGCAAGGCGATGATGAAAAATGCAGGGGCGGCCAAGGGCTAA
- a CDS encoding P-II family nitrogen regulator encodes MKRIECIIKPFKLDDVKGALTNLGISGMTVSEVRGFGRQKGHTELYRGAEYQIDFIPKVKIDLVIPADQVDEIIEAVRREACTGRIGDGKIFVSDIDQAIRIRTGETGLDSL; translated from the coding sequence ATGAAAAGGATTGAATGCATCATCAAACCGTTCAAGCTGGACGACGTCAAGGGGGCGCTGACAAATCTGGGGATTTCCGGCATGACCGTCAGTGAGGTCAGGGGCTTCGGCCGCCAGAAAGGCCACACTGAACTCTACCGCGGAGCCGAGTACCAGATCGACTTCATCCCCAAGGTGAAGATAGACCTGGTGATACCAGCCGACCAGGTTGACGAGATCATCGAAGCCGTGCGGAGGGAAGCCTGCACCGGCCGTATCGGCGACGGCAAAATTTTTGTCTCCGACATCGACCAGGCCATCCGCATTCGTACCGGTGAGACGGGTCTTGACTCTCTCTAG
- the nifD gene encoding nitrogenase molybdenum-iron protein alpha chain, producing MSERKPIKGMSKARTEKLIKKTLAEMPEKAAKKRAPHFVANEPSASTCAVRSNKKVVPGVMSQRGCAYAGAKGVVWGPIRDVVHVSHGPVGCGMYSWGTRRNLMQGKPGVTSFPYNFTSDFQERDIVYGGDKKLMKLLREANELFPLNKGLSVLSECPVGLIGDDINAVAREMEKEFGKLVIPCNCEGFRGVSQSLGHHISNDSIRDFVIGKHKYDEEPGPYDVALIGDYNIGGDVWAAKPILEEIGLNIKSVWTGDGEIEKIAATNSVKLNLIHCYRSMNYMCKVMEEKWNIPWLEYNFFGPTKIESSLRAIGELFDDKIKKNVEKVIRKYRKEMDEVIARYKPRLEGKTAMLFVGGLRPRHTIGAYEDLGIQITGAGYEFAHQDDYDRTGPEMARDTIIYDDVSEFELEKFVDEFKPDLIGSGIKEKYVFQKAGIPFRQMHSWDYSGPYHGYEGFKIFARDIDMAINSPTWDLVKSPF from the coding sequence ATGTCAGAACGTAAGCCCATCAAGGGCATGAGCAAAGCAAGAACCGAGAAGCTGATCAAGAAAACCCTGGCCGAAATGCCGGAGAAGGCGGCCAAGAAGCGTGCCCCGCACTTTGTTGCCAATGAACCGAGTGCTTCGACCTGCGCCGTCAGGTCGAACAAGAAGGTCGTTCCCGGGGTCATGAGTCAGCGTGGCTGCGCCTATGCCGGTGCCAAGGGGGTGGTCTGGGGACCGATCCGCGACGTGGTGCATGTCAGTCACGGCCCGGTCGGCTGCGGCATGTACAGCTGGGGGACGCGGCGCAACCTGATGCAGGGCAAGCCGGGAGTCACCTCCTTCCCCTACAACTTCACTTCCGATTTCCAGGAGCGCGATATTGTCTACGGCGGCGACAAAAAACTGATGAAGCTGCTGCGCGAGGCCAACGAGCTCTTCCCGCTCAACAAGGGGTTGTCGGTGCTCTCCGAATGTCCGGTCGGCCTGATCGGTGACGACATCAATGCCGTTGCCAGGGAGATGGAGAAGGAGTTCGGAAAACTGGTCATCCCCTGCAACTGTGAGGGCTTCCGCGGGGTTTCCCAGTCGCTGGGGCACCACATTTCCAATGACTCGATTCGTGACTTCGTCATCGGCAAACACAAGTACGACGAGGAGCCCGGCCCTTATGACGTGGCACTGATCGGCGACTACAACATCGGCGGCGACGTCTGGGCGGCCAAGCCGATCCTTGAAGAGATAGGCCTCAATATCAAGAGCGTCTGGACCGGCGACGGCGAGATCGAGAAGATCGCCGCTACCAACAGCGTCAAACTCAACCTGATCCACTGCTACCGCTCGATGAACTACATGTGCAAGGTGATGGAGGAGAAATGGAACATCCCCTGGCTGGAGTACAACTTCTTCGGCCCGACCAAGATCGAGTCCAGCCTGCGCGCCATTGGCGAGCTGTTTGACGACAAGATCAAAAAAAACGTCGAGAAAGTGATCAGGAAATACCGCAAAGAGATGGACGAGGTGATCGCCAGGTACAAACCACGCCTCGAAGGCAAAACCGCGATGCTCTTCGTCGGCGGGCTGCGCCCGCGCCACACCATCGGCGCCTACGAGGATCTCGGCATCCAGATCACGGGTGCCGGCTACGAATTCGCTCACCAGGACGACTATGACCGCACCGGCCCGGAAATGGCCAGGGACACGATCATTTACGATGATGTCTCTGAGTTCGAGCTGGAGAAGTTCGTCGACGAGTTCAAGCCCGACCTGATCGGCAGCGGAATCAAGGAGAAGTATGTCTTCCAGAAAGCCGGCATCCCTTTCCGCCAGATGCATAGCTGGGACTACTCGGGCCCCTATCACGGCTACGAAGGATTCAAGATCTTTGCCCGCGATATCGACATGGCGATCAACTCGCCGACCTGGGACCTGGTGAAAAGTCCGTTTTAA